CGACGAGCTGCGCGTCTCGGCGAAGAGCCGCGACGACCTGCAGGCCGTGATCGCGCTCCTCAAGGGCTCGGACGTGGACGCCGCGCTCCAGTTCGTGAACTACCGCTGAACCGCCCACCTGCCCGCGAGTACTCGGCGCCGCCGCGGCGCCGAGCACTCCTGCGCCGCGTCCTGCCATGAGGCGCGACGAGAAGCGGGCACGCGCGGCCATGGAGCGCGGACGGCGGTACTTCCCGGCGCGCACGATCGTCGTCTCCGGCGACCCCGGCGCCGCGCGCGCCACCGCGCTCCACGTCCTCACGCGTGCCGGCTACCGGCTCCTGGAGCCCGCGGACGCGCCGCGCGTGCAGCTCGCGTACTCGTCGTTCTGGGGCGACGTCGTGCGGGACCTGTTCTGGGTGGACGCCGTCCGGTGGCTCAGGGGGAAGCCGCAGGGCGAGGCCCGGCTCACGCTCGACGTCGCGACCGAGGGGCCCACGACGACGATCACGGTCGCGCTGCGCAGCGGCATCACCGGGCACCCGGACGCCGTCCGCGCCGCGATCGACGAGCTGCTGGCGACCTTCCAGCACGCCGGCGTGCTCGTCGACCCCGGGGTTCCGGCGTCGTCGCTCGAGGTGCCCTGAGGCGACCGGAAGGGGCGCGTGCCGGTCAGTAGCGGGTGATGCCGCCCTGCGTACCCGCCTGGGCCTCGAGGCGGGCGATGCGCTCCGCCATGGGCGGGTGCGTCGCGAACAGCCGCGCGACGCCGGCGCCCTTGAACGGGTTGGCGATCATGAGGTGCGAGACGTTCTCGAGCCGCTGGTCCTGCGGCAGCGGGCGGGCCTTGGTGCCGGCCTCGAGCTTGCGCAGCGCGGACGCGAGCGCGAGCGGGTCGCCGGTGAGGCTCGCGCCGTCCTCGTCGGCGTCGAACTCGCGCGTGCGGCTGATCGCCATCTGGATCATCATCGCGGCGAACGGGGCGAGGACGACCATCAGCAGCCCCGCGATGGGGTTGGCGCCCTCGCGCCGGTCCCCGCCGCCGCCGAAGAAGAACGCGAACTGCGCGAGCGACGTGATGACGCCGGCGACCGCGGCGGCGACGGACGACGTGAGGATGTCGCGGTTGTAGACGTGCTGCAGCTCGTGCCCGAGCACGCCGCGCAGCTCGCGCTCGTCGAGGATCTGCAGGATCCCGGACGTGCAGCACACGGCGGCGTTGCGCGGGTTGCGGCCCGTGGCGAACGCGTTGGGCGCCATGGTCGGCGAGACGTACAGGCGCGGCATGGGCTGGCCCGCGCGGGTGGAGAGCTCACGCACGATGCGGTACATCGCGGGCTGCTCGACCTCGGTCACGGGGACCGCCTGCATGGTGCGGATCGCGATCTTGTCGGAGTTCCAGTAGCTGACGGCCGTCATGAGCACGCCGAGCCCGGCGAACAGCAGGACGAACCGCGACGTGCCGCGGCCCAGGATCCAGCCCAGCCCCAGCAGCACCGCCCACATGACGCCGAACAGGGCCGCCGTCTTGAGGCCGTTGAAGTGGTGCCGAGTCGTCATGCTGTCCCTCCGCTGGTCGTCCACGTCGAAGAACGCACCACGATCACATCACGTTCCCGGGGCACTCATCGGGGA
The sequence above is a segment of the Cellulomonas palmilytica genome. Coding sequences within it:
- the htpX gene encoding zinc metalloprotease HtpX, which encodes MTTRHHFNGLKTAALFGVMWAVLLGLGWILGRGTSRFVLLFAGLGVLMTAVSYWNSDKIAIRTMQAVPVTEVEQPAMYRIVRELSTRAGQPMPRLYVSPTMAPNAFATGRNPRNAAVCCTSGILQILDERELRGVLGHELQHVYNRDILTSSVAAAVAGVITSLAQFAFFFGGGGDRREGANPIAGLLMVVLAPFAAMMIQMAISRTREFDADEDGASLTGDPLALASALRKLEAGTKARPLPQDQRLENVSHLMIANPFKGAGVARLFATHPPMAERIARLEAQAGTQGGITRY